aaatatctataagaaactataaaatattttttaagaaaaaaatattattttgttaataaaattaagaattgccATCATTTTACATgaatgcattttgatattttgttaattgtaacaaaatgaatgattatttagatttaaaaaaaataatcagctgtacttggaaaaaaaaaaaactaaaattaggaATACATAATGTGTGACACAAAGGGAATTAATTTCATTCGTCAAAACTATATAAATGATAATCTTAGATTACATATCATGTCcaaattgaaaacagttttaatctcttttgaattttttatattcttaaaaaggtTACGAATTAAATAAGAGTCCctcaaatagttatttttttgcttatgaaCAGCTGTATTGAGAATGCAATTTGAGAAGCCTTGTAACTACATGCAAAGAAGCAACTACatgtaaagataaataaaaattaaaaaaaaaatatctataattatcACGTGGAAAtcggaaaatgaataaaaaattatataattacaacacattatattaaataaaataacattgctGGACAATAGTAGAAACGAATgacttttataaactaaaacaatCGTTTTAGAGCATAGAATATAATTAGTTTcatgcaaaacttttttaaatttcaggtaATTTACATGGTTTCTTATGTCTTTTATTAAGcttgcaaaacattttatgaaacttattaaCACAGCATGAAAATAAtgagataaatttataaaatacgaGTAAGAATCAGTGAAACcttaataaatagataaattagtCAAATTGACATCCACCTTCTTGCTGACTAGGACATTTCAGATGTGCTGTATACATCGATTTAAGAACGAGCTTATAGCTTGTTACTGTCTGTAGAATGCTTAAAGGGGGTCATTCTAACTGTACTCGATTCGCACAAGCGCGATCAGTTTGTACacattctttatttcaattttttatcttagtttCTAGTTTCTGTAAAATCCAGGCTTGCCAGGATGAAAGgttttgttgttgtagttcatttacgtcgccctagagctgcacaatgggctactggcgacagtttgggaaacatccctgaggatgatccgaagacattaAGGGAGGCCACTGTGACCTATCAAAGATTTATGTTTGTCGATTCGTTCGTTTGTtgacgccatctggggagaggccggtttcatgcctttgacccttctcccttccctctcctcctcttttcagttgtactATGatatttcccttttcttaatatatttcctttttatttaataaaaatatttctaaaaatttccgtgatacttttctttagaactatgtttaatgtagttttcagttccatatagttttgcaactgaaaagattttaatctatatgaaaatcaagagagagaCTAatgtacttccttcctctatgactctccacacgctaatggggaaagcatgcgaagtgttgccataggtagagagttttactctacgccacctgcagcccatttcgatcgccaatctCAACGCACGAATACGCAATCTGGGGAGAAGACCGGCGGTTCCGTGACATGACCCTTCCCGTTCTTCCTCTcaattgtataggaatgtactacgatattttcccctttcttaatatttttcgtatttaattgtcacaaatattttttaaaatttccacgaCGCTTTCTTTTTGAATGTTGTGTTCAATGTAGTTTTCTGTACCATACAGttctaacttaaaagtttttaatctatttaaaaatcaagaaagaaaCTAACGTACGATACTTCCTTCTCCTATGTCTCTCCCAGGGATTACAATAGGGGATGTCTGCGCATGTCTATGCAGGCATCCAatcaaatctgatttaaatcaaatggtTAGGCAAGGCCTAATCACTACACTTCTTCTCGAGCTGCAAGTATCTTATTAGATTAGTCGCTTATCAACGTTAAGAATTTTggttccataaaaataaaataaaacatcaactATTATGCTTCCATATTACAACTTCAAAACTTTATTCTGCAAAAATGAAAGGTTAGTAAAATGAAATGAGTCACtacgtatttaaattttgatatgtttATTGGCCGAAACATCgcataaacatgaaaataacatttgcataatacagtaatttttttgttgttgttctaCAATACGTAGGCGAAGTGCAAAACATTTTCTagttatataactttttaagtttgtttttataattttctttttgctttttttgttaGAGACGAAGGGTGGACAGCACGCGGacgatttttgaaatttttttcatttttttggttggtatccttttttttattatttttgcagaaattttattagtgCACAGAGCAATGGCTTCTCTTCTAAAGTTTTCGCGTTGAAAAGGAAACCTGAATAGTCCAATTCTTTAACTTCCTTATTTCTAGGTAAAATACTATATTCTATTACTTTCATAATCTTCTGATACTGTTTGCCTTTTCAAAATCTCGTGTCTTGTTGAGGCAAGTTAGAGAGCTTAATTTGGCTGAGATGGTCAATACTGAGATAATAGGTAAATGTTACGATTCCTCGTTCTTTGTTAGAAATCCCTTGTCTTTGAACACTTCATTGATTTACAGAATGATAAATGTGTTATATCTAGAGCAGCAAAAACcgaaagatatttataaaaaaacttttagccaAAGAAAACATccgaaatgaaaatattgtaagtagattaaattactttatgatttttttaaacatttaaactattttaatcaaaaatttattaagcgaAATCgttaaaaaggtaataaaatacctttttggcataggtaaaaaaatacttacattttttgaaatatacctacatttgttttattacatctgtcaaaatacaatttttcattgtaatagtttttaaatggcTATACGTTTTcgtaaaaacatatattaaattaaatcccaGAAAATGTTGGATGGTACTGCTCtaaatttaacacatttattCAATCTAAACCTCAAGAAACATTCGCAGATATGGAAAAATGAtggataatttttacttatttaaccatattataCTCAGTTTAAACTGTTGGGTAAAGGGATTGATTAATTTGATCTTGCTATGAGATTGCTCGAGCACATATACATCAATATCGAAATGAATgtcaattacaaatattttaatatcgttTTCGGTTTGGATCTTTTGAATCTTTCGATCTTTGaagttgaaaatgttttttgatgttttttcattttctcttgAGGTAACTCGTTTTTGCATGGATTTGTGGTGGTTCTGAGGAGCCCTTAAAATCTGGGTTTAAGCTTAATTCCTCCAAAATGAAGGGATCTTCTGGGTCGATTTCTACATAGTTTCTTCTATTGTATTCTGCTATACTTTCTGGTGTTCTGTTTATGTCAAATAAATAACTCTGTAGTATTAATTCACTCGAAAACAAAGCTGAATAGTCATTTTCTAAGTCCATATTCCTCACTTCTTGATGGTAAGATGCTCTACTTTTACTTAGGTGTTCTTGTGGCAGGTGGAGCTGAAAAATGTGGTAGGTGTTCTGTGCACTTGTTTCTAATTTCATTTCCTTCACCTCTTCATCCTGGATCTTGTTATTCTGAATCATTTGATTTCCACATGTTCTTCCCACGCTCAGGTCTTGTTGAAGCGAGGTGAACTGAGATGCGGAACAGATGAACTCTTCACTTGTTTCAAAATCTCCACCATTATTGAAAGTGTTGCAgatgttttctttatttgtttcatttcttctttttttaaattctgcatCATAGGTCATGTTTTCCTTCATCATTTGATCTTCTCAAGCTCGTGCCACACTCAAATCTAGTTGAAGCGGGGTGAGCTGAGTCTCGTAGTAGATGATCTCAACACTCGTTCCATTACTTCCTTTTTCCAATTCTTCATCGTGggtctttttttccttaattatttgatcTTCACAAGCTCGTCCCACGCTTGGATCTAGTTGTAGCTGGGTAAGCTGATTCGAGTGGCAGATGTTTTCATCActtgtttcaatatttctttccttCGATTCTTCATGAGTCTGATTTTCCTTGATGTTTCGATCTTTATTTGCTCGTCCCACGCCTGGATTGTCTTGAAGCTGGGTAAGCTGATTTGAGTGGCAGATGTTCTCCTCACttgtttcgatattttttgctttcaattCTTCATTGAGCGTCTGGTTCTTCTTAATGTTTTCATCCTTACAAGCTCGGATCTTGTTGAAGCTGGTTAAGCTGAGGCTTCAAGCAGATGCTCTTATCATTCGTTTCAATAAttctttctttcactttttcttCATGGGTCTggtttttcttaatgttttgatCGTTACAAGCTCGTCCCAAGCTCAGATCTTGTTGAATCTGGTTAAACTGAGGAGTGTGGGAGATGTTCGCATCTCTCGTTTCAATAattctttctttcaatttttcttcattggTCTGGTTTTTCTGAATGTTTTGATCTTTACAAGCTCGTCCCAAGCTTAGATCTTGTTGAAGCTGGTTAAACTGAGAAGTGTGGGAGATGTTCGCATCACTTATTTcagtatttctttctttcaattctAAAACATGGGTTTCGTTCTCCTTAATGATTTGATCATCACAAGCTCGTCCCACGTTCGAATCTTGTTGAAACGGGGTAAGCTGAGGAGTATAACAGATGTTATCAGCACTTCTTTCCACATGGGTTTGTTTGAATTCTTCATGATGGGTCTTGTTCTccttaataatttgatctacAAAACCTCCTCCCACGTTCGGATCTTGTTGAAACGGGGTAAGCTGAGGAGTATAACAGATGTTATCAGCAATTCTTTCCACAAGGGTTTGCTTGAATTCTTCACGATGGATCTTGTTCTCCTTATTGATTTGATCTACAAAAGCTCCTCCCACGTTCGGATCTTGTTGAAACGGGGTAAGCTGAGGAGTATAACAGATGTTATCAGCAATTCTTTCCACATGGGTTTGTTTGAATTCTTCATGATGGGTCTTGTTCTCCTTGATAATTTGATCTTCAAAAGCTCGTCCCACGCTCAGATCTTGTTGAAGCGGAGTAAACTTAGACGTGTTCCTTTtgttttggatatttttaaaggtttggTTTTCTTCCTTTGAATTATCAATCTCGTGGGGAGTTAGTcttttttgatttctttctttttgtgctgaaaagatattttaagtacttAATACTGATAAcgcctatttaaaattttttctacagaaTCTCTTTTCGAATTATATTACTTCAACActcttttatcaaatttagtattgaattttctaacaatttttcattgattagacttaaaactcattttaatgtATACGCTTATTTTGGTGaaagtatgatattttaaaattttcactgttTGATTATagtggaatttaattttacaccagacaaatttttcattatctaGTCTTTTCAAACGAAACAAATACTGTAATCATCTTCAAATTCATcagtaaattttagttttaatgaataatttttaatttaccatcttgttaaaaaagttataaatatctTCATTCTGTTATTTGATTAACATAATTTCTTAGAAACGcagaaacattttcttaatatgtttaataatatgtttaattttaaatatataattttttatctgttcaattttataaaattctgcaactattgtgataaatattattattatttttattcgttcataattttatttataaaatatttaacaggaAGCAATTATGCTCTGTGTTTTAACGAATCTAAGCCTGAAGCAATGCTAACtgtatttaagttattataatcacgtaaattaaaaaaaaagtagattgtTATTACGATTTTATAATCAtagttttacttaatatttaattttctgaaaaaatagtaCTTTCCATTATTTAGGTGACTGCtagcttttttcttaaaaaataataaatgaataaatagaataGCTGGATTTACTTATGCTGGCAAATTAGAGAagtggatttaatttttttgaaaaatatttctaataaagatTTCAAACAGTATCgggtattaatttaaaatttttttttacctgaacgACAAGCGCAGAATATTGAGTTTATTTGCTTGTCAAAGAAAATTCATATTGCGGAGTACTTAAGCCTCCATaccttattattgtttttattttttgttgtctttAACACACATTTTAGAAAACATCTTTACATTCAAACATACGGTGTATGAAGAAAGACCCCCGtttcaaaacaactttttttcatctCCAAATTCACTGAGGTTAATTAATTGTTGTAAGAGTGGCAAAAcgaaaattctcttaaattgACTGCTGTCTGAAATTGAAAAGTgaccaaaaatttttatgggGGAAAGTCAATTAAAAACCTTCCTCCATCGAAGAACGTTATTTCTAAGCAGGCCTTGTAACAGACAGCAAGAGTATAGACTATAGTGCAATAGTTTGAACAGTCAACAGTATTCTCCATATCCAGATAGCTGGGGCTGTACTTAAAGTCTGTATGATGGCTAACCTTTCACCCTCGAAGAACGTCATTTCTAAGCAGGCTTTGTAGCAAACAGCAAGAGTATAGTGCAATAGTTAGAACAGTCAACAGTATTCTCCATATCCAGATAGCTGGGGCTGCACTTAAAGTCTATATGATGGCTAACCTTCCACCATTGAAGAACGTCATTTCTAAGCAGGCTTTGTAACAGACAGCAAGAGTATAGTGCAATAGTTAGAACAGTATTCTCCGTATCCAGATAGCTGGGGCTGGACTGAAAGTGTGTATGATGACTTCCCTAttacctaaatttaatttaacggAACGTCCCATTCGTAGATGTTGTAGAAGGCTCTAGTTAATCTGGAGCAGGGGAAGCGAATAATATTCGTTACATAAAATAATGCTATCATTTTCGACTCTGAAAAGCAGTCTCTCTGTGGTTTGAAGTTGATTCTTGCATttagaacaaaactttttacattctatatttcttttattaactaGCTTTACAAGACAAACCCTCGAACTAAAACGACTGAACGGAACAGGTAAATGTTGTTTACGTAGGGGGTGcaaattaattcagaaaatcaagCTTGTTTTACGGTAGATTCTAAGTTACCAGAAAACTGTGTAACCGTGATTTAGACCGTGTTACTGATCTAGATAAACCttggtttttctttttggtgAGCAAATAAAGCAGGTTCACGAagacattttaaagaaactatgaAACCCTTATCATAGATTGGAGAACATTGAAGATCAATCAAAAGTTATAACCAACTAACATAAGCATAGgtcacttttttattgtttgaatatttgttaaatagtaaattattgtGGAAACTGCATCAGAATTACGATTGTATAAATCTGTTATTTGTcaaaacatgttattttatatatagtttctTATTGGtacatatatttgtaaaaagatCTAGTTTCtgaggcttttaaaaattatgtagttCTTGTTCcaaattgcaaattataaacttttaggCACTTGTTGAAATACACATGTGGAGCACATGTTAGGCATACGTGGAAAATTTGGTTTCAGGTCGaaacttgaaaatgtttctcatAACACTCCTTTGCTTATCTTGTTGCTAGGTAAAGGGTTTTGGTATGTCATACATCTAACGTCTTCAACTGTGATTTGTCAGATTTCTattgcgtttttatttttttcttgatttagcTGTAAGTAGGtcactgaaaaatttaattacgatAAAATTGCTAATTATGGGCCTATTTAAGTGATCACCGTACTGAATCTCGAagtttaagaattgtttttaggCTTATTTTATGAAGCTGCTATTCatatattgcatttaattcatttatgcCAATGACCTGAATCTCGAAGTATAAGATTTgtta
The nucleotide sequence above comes from Parasteatoda tepidariorum isolate YZ-2023 chromosome 6, CAS_Ptep_4.0, whole genome shotgun sequence. Encoded proteins:
- the LOC139425815 gene encoding putative leucine-rich repeat-containing protein DDB_G0290503 — its product is MNCYNNNSRILETLHVLKGMKEALCCQRCYLNPCSVGNEFDRLALSAMMCICKKLSSLGGPSWCDKIPVVLPYSCESTQKERNQKRLTPHEIDNSKEENQTFKNIQNKRNTSKFTPLQQDLSVGRAFEDQIIKENKTHHEEFKQTHVERIADNICYTPQLTPFQQDPNVGGAFVDQINKENKIHREEFKQTLVERIADNICYTPQLTPFQQDPNVGGGFVDQIIKENKTHHEEFKQTHVERSADNICYTPQLTPFQQDSNVGRACDDQIIKENETHVLELKERNTEISDANISHTSQFNQLQQDLSLGRACKDQNIQKNQTNEEKLKERIIETRDANISHTPQFNQIQQDLSLGRACNDQNIKKNQTHEEKVKERIIETNDKSICLKPQLNQLQQDPSFEENICHSNQLTQLQDNPGVGRANKDRNIKENQTHEESKERNIETSDENICHSNQLTQLQLDPSVGRACEDQIIKEKKTHDEELEKGSNGTSVEIIYYETQLTPLQLDLSVARA